In Calliopsis andreniformis isolate RMS-2024a chromosome 6, iyCalAndr_principal, whole genome shotgun sequence, the genomic window AATAAGATATCTTTTTACCAATTTTATTTGTTTAGTATTGTAATGCTTTTGTAAACTCAAACAATTTTCGCTTTTCCTGGGAAATATACTTTTTTGTAATGTGTTACTTTTGAAAcatgtataatatacatatttttttactATTACTATTTTACTATTCAATAGTAAAAAAATAttactattttattattcaatagTATAAAATATGCATACTGTGGGTATTTTAAAAGTAACAAGTTTATGATaacataaatatacaaaatgttTCATCTAAATTCTGAATAGATCCATATAAATGTAGTATCGTTCAGGCTGTTGGTTAAAGAAACGTTCcaaatgaaaattgaagatacCGAAGAGAACTTTATACATTGGACATGATTTCTTCATAGATGACATTTCGGATAAAAATCACTATCTCCCTTCGTGTCTTTTGTTGCGTTATCTGATAACTTAAAAAAAACATAAAATCAATTAATAGAAGTCACTGAATGTAATTTTGTAAATCATTGCAACGCTTTTCAAGGCACATAAGCATGCAAATTTTCGCGCATAAAAAGGACGTTCTCGTATAAATTATCCAAGATTTTCTTATCTCGTTGCATTAACGTATTTCGACTGTGATATTTTCGATCTAATTTGAGTTGCGAGTTTGTAGCAAAATATAAATTACTAAATGGCAGTGGTAAGTTACATTTTCAGTGAATTATATGTAGATTtaattgtaaaaaaattataaaaaaaaatatgtaaaatgaaGAACATTCATTAATTGACAATATTCAAATTATCTACCTACATTACGGTGTATTAACTGTAAAATCTGTTGACATATGTCAGCATGTTCCTCAATAAACAGTGATTGACAGATCATTTAGGAACTGAACGGATTTTTGTACCTATGTTGAAGATTATGCTTTCAAATATCAGGCTTAAGAGTAACACGTTTTGTAGCTACTGCATTAACTGGTTAAATCGCCTTGAGTAGCTCGAGCTAATACTGGGCACTTCTTTTGCCTTTTTTGAAGCTACAGTGCCACGTGGACAACATGCATAGATCCATTTATCCTTCGACGGACGTATAATACATATTTAGTAGTAGAATTAGTCTCACAGACAACGTCGTTCACTGAAGTTTTTGCTGATATGTACTTAGTGGCTGTCCTGTTTAAATGCCATACACAGATTACTAAAGAAAAGAGAAGTTTAAAAGTTGTTTAGTGAATAATACCTACTGTATAAATAACTAACATGAATAAGAGACATTGAGTGAATATAGGTCACAATATGAATCTTGAAATTTAAGAAATACATGTTACTCTTAGGATTAATTACCAACAATTTAAAGAATATTTGAAGAGAGGAAATGAAAAAGACTGTAAGTGCCATAATCAAAGTTGTAAGCAAAACAATTTACTGATATTGGCCTTCATATAAATATTCTTCTCatgaaaaaaaattttctttaaatgacATTTACAGCCTTTTTTATCTTCAGTCTTGACTTAAATGATGTAAAGGTGAAGAAGCTATGTCCACTGCTTGATGGCATGATGTCATGTTCAATATTCTTCAATAATCGTCAATTGAAGTATCTTATTGCTATTACTAATAATTCTGACAAATGTAAGCCGTGTTCTTTTGACAGACATTTCCCAATGACACAGTACAAACGTGTGACATTTCTTCCAAAAAGACATAAAAGTCTCACCATTCAGAGCTGTATAATTGTGGGCCAAGAAAGCCTCAAATCGATGAAGTGTATAACAATTCAAAAGATATTTAGTAAAAGTATTATGTAATTCTCAGCTGTGTAATACTTAATTTCGTCTGTGCAGCCAAAAGCTACAAAGGTGAACGTGGTCAGCCTGAAAAGTCGAGATTTCACAGGGCTGGGATTCAATATCTGTGGTAACATGAGAGAGGGAATCTTTGTTAAGGACCTCCTACACCGTGGACCTGCCTCAGAATCTGGACTGATACATCCTGGTTAGTAACTGTCTGTAAATTTACAAACAACAAAAAATCGttctattaaaatacaaaactctACCACCATTTCAAACTTTGACTAACTAAATATTGTGATACAAAAACACTAATATTTCAACTTCCATGTTCACTTTGCATTATTATAATCTCActctttaagaaaataattcgtttcattcaGTTTGCTTCTGTTAAAAATAGGAATACTATCTTCTAAACTTCAATTAAGTAATAAACTCAATTTTTTGAATATATAACTTAGGTACATAGCTCTGTCTTATAGCCACTTATAATGTTATCACACAGTCTATTAAATCAAACATACAAATctattattaattttactaTAATATGTAATTACAGGAGACCGTATAGCCAGTGTAAAGATTAGTTTTCGAAACATGGTGTACGAGGATGCCTTAACAATTTTAAGCTACGCCTCGCCATACGACGTGAAGCTCGAAGTAGAAAGTGGAGGAAGTGGATCGAAACCGACCACTCTATTGAAGAAGAGTGTTGGTCCTAGTGCAGCAAGAATCTGCCACCCTCTGTACAGAAGTCAGTCGATCCCAGAACTGTCGCAGTCGAAGAGCGTCGCGAAAAGGCTCTTCATAGTCGATCCAAATGAATCCATCAATTCCAGCTACTCCACGATGAACTCGACTCTGAAATCCTCGAAATCCACGCCAACTAGCCAGACCTTCGAGAAACGTCAAGAGGAGACCAAGAGCAACCACCACAAATTCGGTATCAAAGTCCTGCCCGCTTTAGATGGCACGGTTCACCGAATCGAAAACCAGAACGAGCACAACACGAACCTTGAGAGAAGGAACTCGAAGAAGATAGACACAGAGAAGTACCTGACGAATAAAGCTACAGTCATCaatgaaaagaaagaagaagcTCAGCGTCAACAGAACTCCCAGGGATTAAGCGGCCCAAAGGCAAAAAATGACATATTTGAAACACGTGGCGTTGATACCTTGGACAAAGGCGGGAAAAATAGCGACACGACGATTCACATTCCATCGGAGGTGCCAACGGAGGTGCACAatgcagctatggctgctcgtagGAACAGGAAAAATAGCTCAGAGCTGCTGAACGTGCAGAAGAACGCGGAGCCTGTGGAAACAGAGGATCCCAAGAATGTACAGAAGAACAAAAGGAAAGCTCCTCCTCCTCCCAAAGGCAACAGTGAAATCGAACAAGTGCTACCCGTGAAGAAAGATGCGTCAAGAGACTATGACTCGCAGAAGGAGGATGAGATAAACAGTATCACTGATTATACTGAATCCTTGAGCGAGTACGTAAACAAGGTTCGTGAAAATGCAGAGAAAGTGGAACAAAACATGGACAGTTTGATAATCGATAGAAGACATTCTGAGTCGGACACGGATAGCGAaatacagaacagttttacgacTATCGAGTTGAATTCAGCTGATATTACCATTCATAGGACACCTATACCTGAGACGAATGACGATGACGAAGACGATGTTTATAGGAAGGCAGCGAGCTTGGGTGACTTGTCCAAGTACGAATGCAGGACATCAACGACTCTGGAAAGAGCTCAGAGCTTAGATATGACGGACACTGGAACGAAAAAGCGTAAGGCGCCTCTTCCACCAGAAGATATTAACGAATCTACTGAGGATTTAACTAAGCTTGACCAGATCGACACTTTCGACAGGAGGCTGCTGAAAAAATCGAACGAGTGGGGCAACTTGGAAGACGTCGTCTGGCGCAAGAGGCAAGATTCAGGTGACAGATCGAAGAAATCCAAAATTGGGAAAAAGGGCACTGATTCTCTGGAACGATCCAAGTCCGCCGTTGAAATTAAGCTAAAAGATGACGATTTTGAAACTAAAGAAGAGAATTCCCCAGACGATGAGACCAGCATCGAACTCTACAATCTTCCTCTGAGCAAGAGGCTCACGGAGGAA contains:
- the LOC143180902 gene encoding uncharacterized protein LOC143180902; the protein is MEDEPRDTCFGAGSVAGAVIGTFLTTILLLLVAALLYRQWRRHKGKHLVLVTDPEIVEEAYAFDNPCFKDVTASSANRLREGTVSVASGDTPGKDSVRWSTSWTTLGLGSTNRNDKRKTLDDSVVGPKATKVNVVSLKSRDFTGLGFNICGNMREGIFVKDLLHRGPASESGLIHPGDRIASVKISFRNMVYEDALTILSYASPYDVKLEVESGGSGSKPTTLLKKSVGPSAARICHPLYRSQSIPELSQSKSVAKRLFIVDPNESINSSYSTMNSTLKSSKSTPTSQTFEKRQEETKSNHHKFGIKVLPALDGTVHRIENQNEHNTNLERRNSKKIDTEKYLTNKATVINEKKEEAQRQQNSQGLSGPKAKNDIFETRGVDTLDKGGKNSDTTIHIPSEVPTEVHNAAMAARRNRKNSSELLNVQKNAEPVETEDPKNVQKNKRKAPPPPKGNSEIEQVLPVKKDASRDYDSQKEDEINSITDYTESLSEYVNKVRENAEKVEQNMDSLIIDRRHSESDTDSEIQNSFTTIELNSADITIHRTPIPETNDDDEDDVYRKAASLGDLSKYECRTSTTLERAQSLDMTDTGTKKRKAPLPPEDINESTEDLTKLDQIDTFDRRLLKKSNEWGNLEDVVWRKRQDSGDRSKKSKIGKKGTDSLERSKSAVEIKLKDDDFETKEENSPDDETSIELYNLPLSKRLTEEFIRTERMFNPDEDNSLARIVNDGAVVKSPTLEEVEMKFKERTSLPDDFNNDSIAIDNFSDEDEGTSNFTKAVRRFEMYSEKSPSFSESPKQDLFHFKNWKEDSSLTSNEEVSYTGKKPVDEEPMTKINIKRGCHACEDNCNRHEACKKKSFSAKRSSTPIPLQDYSNSTEGNGSDSMRIQDEEDANSIPPMQGATFKHREIVTETSTIDSKSSPRRVIEVPTSQRMDRENDEDEDEYEFGSGVTVNSKSLFDREDRRNINNISVSSGENSEDSGLVGESMDYNPQDYDGRPSVPNTPMPNKMTYITEIKLSTNKEKHQEDKNEAKEKKSTQNEIKMTSNGKAASNKKPPVPPRRTDIAKSNKKGHAEKQVIYVSEYKSNEPKEPDDSDASHEVKQSDAGSKKLDQWTFMEGKEQNR